A portion of the Streptomyces sp. NBC_01335 genome contains these proteins:
- a CDS encoding DUF6461 domain-containing protein produces the protein MSDDGLQWMVGRTSSSGWMLDVHFARGIGAEELAVRMGAQAGSAAEPMTDDEITGLDIDAYPDRGPGSAVVRVGEHAGWAFAITYGPYLDKLHEISRDGVEAVHYHHNSEHPPTRVSYGRDGRTVIGFGLCEEYHRNGERPDLLLPELVTAGILRPDGAALRDTGVVDYNGHRRRSLAVFEKRFGLSLPRTALTGDRLPVYAIMGSPAAGFEEIHAWAAANGRPLPDERLRLVPADLRTAYEQATDPRWWDRQRGVYRASAQGSFRARGVPRDTSRGAGLRTAPSPRHPQQ, from the coding sequence GTGAGCGACGACGGTCTTCAGTGGATGGTCGGCAGGACGTCCAGCTCCGGTTGGATGCTGGACGTGCACTTCGCCCGTGGCATCGGAGCCGAGGAACTGGCCGTCCGCATGGGGGCGCAGGCCGGTTCGGCGGCGGAGCCGATGACCGACGACGAGATCACCGGTCTCGACATCGACGCCTACCCCGACCGTGGGCCGGGCAGTGCCGTCGTCCGCGTCGGTGAGCACGCCGGCTGGGCGTTCGCGATCACTTACGGCCCCTACCTCGACAAGCTGCACGAGATCTCGCGCGACGGCGTGGAGGCGGTCCATTACCACCACAACTCCGAGCACCCGCCCACCCGCGTCTCATACGGGCGCGACGGCCGCACCGTCATCGGATTCGGCCTGTGCGAGGAGTACCACCGGAACGGCGAAAGGCCCGATCTGCTCCTGCCCGAGCTCGTGACGGCCGGAATCCTGCGCCCCGATGGCGCGGCTCTCCGCGACACCGGGGTCGTCGACTACAACGGACACCGCCGCCGCAGCCTGGCCGTCTTCGAGAAGCGCTTCGGTCTCTCCCTGCCCCGAACCGCCCTGACCGGGGACCGCCTCCCCGTGTACGCGATCATGGGCTCTCCGGCCGCCGGCTTCGAGGAGATCCACGCCTGGGCCGCTGCGAACGGCCGCCCGCTTCCCGACGAACGCCTCCGCCTGGTTCCGGCCGACCTGCGCACCGCGTACGAGCAGGCCACCGATCCCCGGTGGTGGGACCGTCAGCGCGGGGTGTACCGCGCCTCCGCCCAGGGCTCGTTCCGTGCCAGGGGCGTCCCGAGGGACACCAGCCGGGGCGCAGGACTGCGGACCGCCCCGTCACCCCGCCACCCGCAGCAGTAG
- the glgX gene encoding glycogen debranching protein GlgX, which translates to MPQSGAPSGSPDGAVPPPVWPGAPMPLGARFRVGPDGVAGTNFALWAGGAEAVDLCLFDEAGRETRCRLTELTHEIWHGFLPGVRPGQRYGYRVHGRWDPWTGARWNAAKLLLDPYARAVDGTFALPPEVYGHMRDWPQQHVADTVRDERDSAPFVPKGVVVDDDPRGDEWIDDRRPKTPWADSVIYELHVRGFTKLHPGIPPELRGTYAGLAHPAAIEHLRRLGVTAVELLPVHQFAHEDHLLRRGMHNYWGYNSIGYFAPHADYAASGTAGAQVGEFKRMVRALHDAGIEVILDVVYNHTAEAGELGPTLSMRGVDNRGYYRLQSDARRYADYTGCGNTLHVVQPHVLRLITDSLRYWVTEMGVDGFRFDLAAALARSMHDVDMLSPFLAVIAQDPVLRRVKLIAEPWDVGNGGYQVGAFPPLWTEWNDRYRDAVRDFWRGALPDVRDLGYRLSGSSDLYAWGGRRPYASVNFVTAHDGFTLRDLVSYHHKHNEANGEGNRDGTGDNRSWNCGTEGESDDPDINALRRRQLRNLLTTLLLSTGVPMLVAGDEMGRTQGGNNNAYCQDNEISWVDWSLLEDPGWRGLTELTARVLRLRHTHPVLRRRAFFSGRPQTADGLRDLAWFTRHGEEMTAQDWYAPAATLGLFLSGRDIPGRDARGEQIVDDSFLAILHAAEHPAGFLLPGPPWAASYELVLDTSREDQAEAPGTVHAGGTVLTVPGRSVLLLRVAG; encoded by the coding sequence GTGCCGCAGTCCGGTGCCCCCTCCGGGAGCCCGGACGGTGCCGTACCGCCTCCGGTGTGGCCGGGTGCGCCCATGCCTCTGGGGGCGCGGTTCCGGGTGGGGCCGGACGGGGTGGCGGGCACCAACTTCGCCCTGTGGGCGGGCGGGGCGGAGGCGGTCGACCTCTGCCTCTTCGACGAGGCGGGCCGCGAGACGCGGTGCCGGCTGACCGAGCTGACCCACGAGATCTGGCACGGTTTCCTGCCGGGGGTGCGGCCGGGCCAGCGGTACGGCTACCGCGTCCACGGCCGCTGGGACCCGTGGACGGGGGCCCGGTGGAACGCCGCGAAGCTGCTGCTCGACCCGTACGCCCGCGCCGTGGACGGCACCTTCGCGCTGCCGCCCGAGGTGTACGGACACATGCGGGACTGGCCCCAGCAGCACGTCGCCGACACCGTGCGCGACGAACGCGACTCGGCGCCGTTCGTCCCCAAGGGGGTCGTCGTGGACGACGATCCCCGGGGCGACGAGTGGATCGACGACCGGCGCCCCAAGACACCGTGGGCCGACTCCGTCATCTACGAGCTCCACGTGCGCGGGTTCACCAAGCTGCACCCGGGCATCCCGCCCGAGCTGCGCGGGACGTACGCCGGTCTCGCCCACCCCGCCGCGATCGAGCACCTGCGACGGCTGGGGGTGACGGCGGTGGAGCTGCTGCCGGTGCACCAGTTCGCGCACGAGGACCACCTGCTCCGGCGCGGGATGCACAACTACTGGGGCTACAACTCGATCGGCTACTTCGCCCCGCACGCCGACTACGCCGCGAGCGGCACCGCCGGGGCGCAGGTAGGCGAGTTCAAGCGGATGGTGCGCGCCCTGCACGACGCCGGGATCGAGGTGATCCTCGACGTCGTCTACAACCACACCGCCGAGGCGGGCGAGCTGGGCCCGACCCTGTCCATGCGCGGGGTCGACAACCGCGGCTACTACCGCCTCCAGTCCGACGCCCGCCGGTACGCCGACTACACCGGCTGCGGCAACACCCTGCACGTGGTGCAGCCGCACGTGCTGCGGCTGATCACCGACTCCCTGCGGTACTGGGTCACCGAGATGGGCGTCGACGGCTTCCGCTTCGACCTGGCGGCGGCGCTGGCCCGCTCGATGCACGACGTGGACATGCTCTCGCCGTTCCTCGCGGTGATCGCCCAGGACCCGGTGCTGCGCCGGGTCAAGCTGATCGCCGAGCCCTGGGACGTGGGCAACGGCGGCTACCAGGTGGGCGCCTTCCCGCCGCTGTGGACCGAGTGGAACGACCGCTACCGCGACGCCGTCCGCGACTTCTGGCGCGGCGCGCTGCCCGACGTACGCGACCTCGGCTACCGCCTCTCCGGCTCCAGCGACCTGTACGCCTGGGGCGGGCGGCGCCCGTACGCCTCCGTCAACTTCGTCACCGCGCACGACGGTTTCACCCTGCGCGACCTGGTGAGCTACCACCACAAGCACAACGAGGCCAACGGCGAGGGCAACCGCGACGGTACCGGCGACAACCGCTCCTGGAACTGCGGCACGGAGGGCGAGAGCGACGACCCGGACATCAACGCGCTCCGCCGCCGCCAGCTGCGGAACCTCCTCACCACCCTGCTGCTCTCCACCGGGGTACCGATGCTGGTGGCCGGCGACGAGATGGGGCGTACGCAGGGCGGCAACAACAACGCCTACTGCCAGGACAACGAGATCAGCTGGGTCGACTGGTCGCTGCTGGAGGACCCCGGCTGGCGCGGGCTGACCGAGCTGACCGCCCGGGTGCTGCGGCTGCGCCACACCCATCCGGTGCTGCGCCGCCGGGCGTTCTTCTCCGGGCGCCCCCAGACCGCGGACGGGCTGCGGGACCTGGCCTGGTTCACCCGGCACGGCGAGGAGATGACGGCCCAGGACTGGTACGCGCCCGCGGCGACGCTCGGGCTCTTCCTCTCCGGGCGGGACATCCCGGGCCGGGACGCGCGGGGCGAACAGATCGTGGACGACAGCTTCCTGGCGATCCTGCACGCGGCGGAGCACCCGGCCGGCTTCCTGCTGCCGGGCCCGCCGTGGGCCGCCTCCTACGAACTCGTCCTCGACACCTCCCGGGAGGACCAGGCCGAGGCACCCGGCACGGTCCACGCGGGCGGCACGGTGCTGACGGTGCCGGGGCGCTCGGTGCTACTGCTGCGGGTGGCGGGGTGA
- a CDS encoding L,D-transpeptidase, with protein sequence MTHTAKRARTGPAAVLTWAGLLVAVAVLTGCTGGIPFVNGKARAPEDAIRILPADGAKNVPASTRIGVEVPDGHLESVEVSQIEDARSDRITGKISEDGRRWTPAGGAGRLRLAAKYSVDAVAVDGAGRRSARHTTFTTLIPGHHFIGYFKPEHRSTVGTGMIVSFDFSSPVTHRAAVQRAIKVTADPAVEVSGHWFGKDRLDFRPEKYWKPGTVVTVDIGLRDVEGSPGVYGSQNKRVRFTVGRSQVSLVDAAEHTMEVRRDGELVSTVPITAGAPKTTTYNGKMVVSELHEVTRMDGRTVGFGGEYDIKDVPHAIRLTESGTFLHGNYWAPEDTFGSENVSHGCIGLRDEKGGSGSAPAGWFFDRTLVGDVVEVVNSDDKTVAPDNGLSGWNLDWKRWKAGSALPVGSGALRAGR encoded by the coding sequence GTGACTCACACAGCGAAGAGAGCACGGACCGGTCCGGCCGCCGTGCTGACATGGGCAGGACTACTGGTGGCCGTGGCCGTACTGACCGGCTGCACCGGGGGGATTCCGTTCGTCAACGGCAAGGCCCGCGCCCCCGAGGACGCGATCCGGATCCTCCCGGCGGACGGCGCGAAGAACGTCCCGGCCTCCACCCGGATCGGGGTGGAGGTCCCGGACGGGCACCTGGAGAGCGTCGAGGTGTCGCAGATCGAGGACGCCCGGAGCGACCGGATCACCGGAAAGATCTCCGAGGACGGCCGCCGGTGGACCCCTGCCGGCGGCGCGGGACGGCTCCGGCTCGCCGCGAAGTACAGCGTCGACGCGGTGGCGGTGGACGGGGCCGGGCGCAGATCGGCCCGGCACACCACCTTCACCACGCTGATCCCCGGGCACCACTTCATCGGCTACTTCAAACCGGAGCACCGCTCCACGGTCGGTACCGGGATGATCGTCTCCTTCGACTTCAGCAGCCCCGTCACCCACCGTGCCGCGGTGCAGCGCGCCATCAAGGTCACCGCCGATCCCGCCGTGGAGGTGTCCGGCCACTGGTTCGGCAAGGACCGGCTCGACTTCCGCCCGGAGAAGTACTGGAAGCCGGGCACCGTGGTCACCGTCGACATCGGGCTGCGGGACGTGGAGGGCTCGCCCGGGGTGTACGGCAGCCAGAACAAGCGCGTCCGCTTCACCGTGGGCCGCTCCCAGGTCTCCCTGGTCGACGCCGCCGAACACACCATGGAGGTACGCCGCGACGGCGAGCTCGTCAGCACCGTGCCGATCACCGCGGGGGCCCCGAAGACCACCACGTACAACGGCAAGATGGTGGTCAGCGAACTCCACGAGGTGACCCGGATGGACGGGCGCACGGTGGGCTTCGGCGGCGAGTACGACATCAAGGACGTGCCGCACGCCATCCGGCTCACCGAGTCCGGCACCTTCCTGCACGGCAACTACTGGGCGCCCGAGGACACCTTCGGCTCGGAGAACGTCAGCCACGGCTGTATCGGGCTGCGGGACGAGAAGGGCGGCAGCGGCTCCGCCCCGGCCGGCTGGTTCTTCGACCGCACCCTCGTCGGCGACGTCGTGGAGGTCGTCAACTCCGACGACAAGACGGTCGCCCCGGACAACGGACTCAGCGGCTGGAACCTCGACTGGAAGCGGTGGAAGGCGGGTTCGGCCCTCCCGGTGGGGTCCGGGGCGCTCCGCGCGGGGCGGTGA
- a CDS encoding L,D-transpeptidase, which translates to MSGKPIRGRAAGTGGGTRGRRGPGILAVLLGALLLLVTACGGSGGSGAGSGSGAGAKGGSGQVQDTAASEAVVTVAPADGASSVETSGALKISAAKGKLTTVKVVDAQGAEVQGTLSSDATSWTPERHLAAATKYAVHAIAEDSKGRQSAKDTTFTTLVPKNTFIGQYTPEDGSTVGVGMPVSINFTRGITDPDAVEKAITVTAEPSVQIEGHWFGNDRLDFRPEKYWAPGTKVKVELNLDGVEGRPGVYGKQAKTFSFTIGRSQVSTVDASTHRMVVVRDGRTLKDIPISAGAPATTTYNGQMVISEKLRVTRMNGDTVGFGGEYDIKDVPHAMRLSTSGTFVHGNYWGASSIFGTTNTSHGCVGLRDVRGGYDGQTPAGWFFDQSIIGDVVVVKNSKDKVIAPDNGLNGWNMDWSEWIK; encoded by the coding sequence ATGAGCGGGAAGCCGATACGAGGGCGTGCGGCCGGGACCGGCGGGGGAACGCGTGGGCGCCGGGGCCCCGGAATCCTCGCGGTGCTGCTGGGCGCACTGCTTCTGCTGGTGACGGCCTGCGGCGGTTCCGGCGGAAGCGGTGCGGGCAGCGGCAGCGGCGCCGGAGCCAAGGGCGGCAGCGGCCAGGTCCAGGACACGGCCGCCTCCGAGGCGGTCGTGACCGTGGCGCCGGCGGACGGCGCCTCCTCCGTGGAGACCAGCGGAGCGCTGAAGATCTCGGCCGCCAAGGGCAAGCTGACCACGGTCAAGGTGGTCGATGCCCAGGGCGCCGAGGTACAGGGCACCCTCTCCTCGGACGCCACCAGCTGGACGCCCGAGCGACACCTCGCGGCGGCCACCAAGTACGCGGTCCACGCCATCGCCGAAGACTCCAAGGGCCGCCAGTCCGCGAAGGACACCACCTTCACCACGCTGGTCCCGAAGAACACCTTCATCGGGCAGTACACCCCCGAGGACGGCTCGACCGTCGGCGTCGGCATGCCGGTCTCCATCAACTTCACCCGCGGCATCACCGACCCCGACGCCGTGGAGAAGGCCATCACGGTCACGGCCGAGCCCAGCGTGCAGATCGAGGGCCACTGGTTCGGCAACGACCGCCTCGACTTCCGCCCCGAGAAGTACTGGGCCCCCGGCACCAAGGTGAAGGTGGAGCTCAACCTCGACGGCGTGGAGGGACGGCCCGGCGTCTACGGCAAGCAGGCCAAGACCTTCAGCTTCACGATCGGCCGCAGCCAGGTCTCCACGGTCGACGCCTCCACCCACCGGATGGTCGTCGTCCGCGACGGCAGGACGCTCAAGGACATCCCGATCTCGGCGGGCGCCCCGGCCACGACCACGTACAACGGTCAGATGGTCATCAGCGAGAAGCTCCGGGTGACCCGGATGAACGGCGACACGGTCGGCTTCGGCGGGGAGTACGACATCAAGGACGTGCCGCACGCCATGCGCCTGTCCACGTCGGGCACCTTCGTGCACGGTAACTACTGGGGCGCTTCCAGCATCTTCGGCACCACCAACACCAGCCACGGCTGCGTCGGCCTGAGGGACGTGCGCGGCGGGTACGACGGGCAGACCCCGGCCGGCTGGTTCTTCGACCAGTCGATCATCGGAGACGTCGTCGTGGTGAAGAACTCCAAGGACAAGGTCATCGCCCCGGACAACGGCCTCAACGGCTGGAACATGGACTGGTCCGAGTGGATCAAGTGA
- a CDS encoding alpha/beta fold hydrolase — translation MPNVVVSPEVSIAYESFGDPGDPPVLLVMGLGAQMLAWHEDFCRALANRGRYVIRYDNRDCGLSTRFDDHPVDTGEFIATVGSGDIPAALAMVPYRLRDMADDGLGLLTALGIERAHVVGASMGGMIAQTMALSSPERVLTLTSMMSSTGESEYGRSTPEAQAVVSAPKPADREGYVAAAERELVWASKRYGDAAALRELAAASYDRSYYPAGIGRQLGAMILGGSRADALRELRVPTLVIHGLDDTLIAPSGGQRTAELVPGAELLLLPDMGHDRPRELWPKLIDAVVSHTG, via the coding sequence ATGCCGAATGTTGTCGTGTCTCCCGAGGTCTCCATCGCGTACGAGAGCTTCGGCGACCCCGGGGACCCACCCGTCCTGCTCGTGATGGGTCTCGGTGCGCAGATGCTCGCCTGGCACGAGGACTTCTGCCGGGCGCTGGCGAACCGCGGCCGGTACGTGATCCGGTACGACAACCGCGACTGCGGGCTGTCCACCAGGTTCGACGACCACCCCGTCGACACGGGCGAGTTCATCGCCACCGTCGGCTCGGGCGACATCCCCGCCGCCCTCGCGATGGTTCCCTACCGGCTTCGCGACATGGCCGACGACGGACTCGGTCTGCTCACCGCGCTCGGTATCGAACGCGCCCACGTGGTCGGTGCCTCGATGGGCGGGATGATCGCCCAGACGATGGCCCTCTCCTCCCCGGAGCGGGTGCTGACCCTGACGTCGATGATGTCCTCGACCGGCGAGAGCGAGTACGGCCGGTCCACCCCGGAGGCCCAGGCGGTGGTGTCCGCCCCGAAGCCGGCGGACCGCGAGGGGTACGTCGCGGCGGCGGAGAGGGAGTTGGTGTGGGCCTCCAAGCGCTACGGCGACGCCGCGGCGCTGCGTGAGCTGGCCGCCGCGAGTTACGACCGCTCGTACTACCCCGCGGGGATCGGGCGGCAGCTCGGCGCGATGATCCTCGGCGGCTCACGCGCGGACGCCCTCCGTGAACTGCGGGTGCCGACGCTGGTGATCCACGGCCTGGACGACACGCTGATCGCCCCCAGCGGCGGACAGCGCACGGCGGAGCTCGTACCGGGTGCGGAACTCCTACTGCTCCCCGACATGGGCCACGACCGCCCCCGGGAGCTCTGGCCGAAGCTCATCGACGCCGTGGTGTCCCACACCGGCTGA
- a CDS encoding enoyl-CoA hydratase/isomerase family protein: MTVTLEVQDGVGTIRLDRPPMNALDVATQDRLKELAEEAARRDDVRAVVIHGGEKVFAAGADIKEMRDMDHAAMVVRSRALQDSFTAVARIPKPVVAAVSGYALGGGCELALCADFRIAGENARLGQPEILLGVIPGAGGTQRLARLVGPSRAKDLIFTGRHVRADEALAIGLVDRVVPADEVYAQAHAWASALAKGPALALRAAKEAVDAGLETDLDTGLTIERTLFAGLFATEDRETGMRSFMEDGPGKATFR, encoded by the coding sequence ATGACCGTAACCCTCGAAGTACAGGACGGCGTCGGCACGATCCGGCTGGACCGGCCGCCGATGAACGCGTTGGACGTGGCCACCCAGGACCGGCTGAAGGAGCTGGCCGAGGAGGCCGCCCGCCGCGACGACGTGCGTGCCGTGGTGATCCACGGGGGAGAGAAGGTGTTCGCGGCCGGCGCGGACATCAAGGAGATGCGGGACATGGACCACGCGGCGATGGTCGTACGGTCCCGCGCGCTCCAGGACTCCTTCACCGCCGTCGCCCGCATCCCCAAGCCGGTGGTCGCCGCCGTCTCCGGGTACGCCCTGGGCGGCGGCTGCGAGTTGGCGCTCTGCGCCGACTTCCGGATCGCCGGGGAGAACGCCCGGCTGGGCCAGCCGGAGATCCTGCTCGGGGTGATCCCGGGAGCCGGCGGCACGCAGCGCCTCGCCCGTCTCGTCGGCCCCTCGCGGGCCAAGGACCTGATCTTCACCGGCCGTCACGTGCGGGCTGACGAGGCCCTCGCCATCGGTCTGGTCGACCGGGTGGTTCCGGCGGACGAGGTGTACGCGCAGGCGCACGCCTGGGCCTCGGCCCTGGCGAAGGGGCCGGCGCTGGCGCTACGGGCCGCGAAGGAAGCGGTGGACGCGGGCCTGGAGACGGACCTCGACACCGGTCTCACCATCGAACGGACCCTGTTCGCGGGGCTGTTCGCCACGGAGGACCGGGAGACCGGCATGCGCAGCTTCATGGAGGACGGGCCGGGTAAGGCCACCTTCCGCTGA
- a CDS encoding ATP-binding protein, with product MAGLEGGEQSRAHGSATAARRVSVSEDEQPSHVLELYGNPTDEEGVRLPSRPESAATARRIASAVVLWQWNLSPQLAEYAVLLVSELVGNAVRHTGAQYFGLRMERRRGMIRIGVRDPSRGLPCLMPVREMDVSGRGLFLVDKLSDRWGVDLLPRGKITWFEMRISDRTDR from the coding sequence ATGGCGGGCCTGGAGGGTGGGGAGCAGTCGCGCGCGCACGGAAGTGCGACGGCGGCGCGGCGGGTATCGGTGTCGGAGGACGAACAGCCGAGCCATGTACTGGAGTTGTACGGCAACCCGACCGACGAGGAGGGCGTGCGACTGCCGTCCCGTCCGGAGTCGGCGGCGACGGCCCGCAGGATCGCGTCGGCCGTGGTGCTGTGGCAGTGGAACCTCTCCCCGCAGCTCGCCGAGTACGCCGTCCTGCTCGTCTCGGAACTCGTCGGCAACGCCGTGCGGCACACCGGCGCGCAGTACTTCGGCCTGCGCATGGAACGCCGCCGGGGCATGATCCGGATCGGGGTGCGCGACCCCTCGCGCGGCCTGCCGTGCCTGATGCCGGTGCGGGAGATGGACGTGAGCGGGCGGGGCCTCTTCCTCGTCGACAAGCTCTCCGACCGCTGGGGGGTCGACCTGCTGCCGCGCGGCAAGATCACCTGGTTCGAGATGCGGATCTCCGACCGCACCGACCGGTAG
- a CDS encoding EF-hand domain-containing protein, with translation MADIESARKAFEHFDQNGDGLITASEYKSAMARLGDPFVTETVAQAIINSHDANGDGLLTFDEFWASQNKG, from the coding sequence GTGGCGGACATCGAGTCGGCACGCAAGGCGTTCGAGCATTTCGACCAGAACGGTGACGGCCTCATCACGGCCTCCGAGTACAAGAGCGCCATGGCGCGGCTGGGCGACCCGTTCGTCACCGAGACGGTCGCCCAGGCGATCATCAACTCCCACGACGCCAACGGTGACGGCCTGCTCACCTTCGACGAGTTCTGGGCCTCGCAGAACAAGGGCTGA
- a CDS encoding carboxylesterase/lipase family protein, with product MRERHPDDRPTVATLHGTVRGVRENGVAVFRGVPYAAAPVGARRFRAPEPPERWAGVREAVAFGPTAPKRPYDPPLDALLPDPEVPGDEWLNLNVWTPGPERTGLPVLVWIHGGSLLHGSSAVPVYDGTAFARDGVVLVSVNYRLGIEGFGVLPDAPANLGLLDQLAALEWVRDNIGAFGGDPGRVTVAGESAGAVSIAALLAAPRAAGLFRRAVLQSGAPDAPTPEAGRRTTELVARRLGVPATAAALAAVEPSALLAAQSEVTRGGNPLTGRNAFRIVVDGDLLPRDPAEALRKGAAGGVDLLMGTNTEEYRLWFVPSGLTERLGRVRLRLALLKFGVPGATARVYRANRPDATPGELLGALATDLLLRVPLNVLADARVGAPGRTYLYEFGWPSPVRHLGACHALEIGFVFDTLAHPDSVALAGPHAPQELADAMHAAWVRFAATGDPGWDAWDARRPVMAFGPGAPAVVEAPRDDELRGWSPYRVAG from the coding sequence ATGCGCGAGAGACATCCGGACGACCGCCCGACCGTCGCCACCCTCCACGGAACCGTGCGCGGAGTCCGGGAGAACGGGGTGGCGGTCTTCCGGGGCGTCCCGTACGCGGCCGCCCCCGTGGGCGCCCGCAGGTTCCGGGCGCCGGAGCCGCCCGAGCGGTGGGCGGGGGTGCGGGAGGCCGTCGCGTTCGGGCCGACCGCACCGAAGCGGCCGTACGACCCGCCCCTGGACGCCCTGCTGCCGGACCCCGAGGTGCCCGGGGACGAGTGGCTCAACCTCAACGTCTGGACGCCCGGCCCGGAGCGGACCGGGCTGCCGGTGCTCGTCTGGATACACGGCGGCTCGCTGCTGCACGGGTCCTCCGCCGTCCCGGTCTACGACGGGACGGCGTTCGCCCGGGACGGGGTGGTGCTGGTCTCGGTCAACTACCGCCTGGGGATCGAGGGGTTCGGGGTGCTTCCGGACGCCCCCGCCAATCTCGGGCTGCTCGATCAGCTGGCCGCGCTGGAGTGGGTACGGGACAACATCGGGGCGTTCGGGGGCGATCCGGGGCGGGTGACGGTGGCGGGCGAGTCGGCGGGGGCGGTGAGCATCGCCGCGCTGCTCGCCGCGCCGAGGGCGGCGGGACTGTTCCGGCGGGCGGTGCTGCAGAGCGGGGCGCCGGACGCGCCGACGCCCGAGGCGGGACGCCGTACGACGGAGCTCGTCGCCCGGCGCCTGGGCGTTCCGGCGACGGCCGCGGCGCTGGCGGCCGTGGAACCGTCCGCGCTGCTGGCCGCGCAGAGCGAGGTGACCCGCGGCGGGAACCCGTTGACCGGCCGCAACGCGTTCCGGATCGTGGTCGACGGCGACCTGCTCCCCCGCGACCCGGCCGAGGCGCTGCGCAAGGGCGCGGCGGGCGGGGTGGATCTGCTGATGGGGACGAACACCGAGGAGTACCGCCTCTGGTTCGTGCCCAGTGGGCTCACCGAGCGCCTCGGGCGCGTACGGCTGCGGCTGGCGCTGCTGAAGTTCGGGGTGCCGGGCGCGACGGCGCGCGTGTACCGGGCCAACCGCCCGGACGCCACACCGGGCGAGCTGCTCGGCGCGCTCGCGACGGACCTGTTGTTGAGGGTGCCGCTGAACGTCCTGGCGGACGCGCGGGTGGGCGCCCCGGGCCGTACGTACCTCTACGAGTTCGGCTGGCCCTCCCCCGTGCGGCATCTGGGTGCCTGCCACGCCCTGGAGATCGGCTTCGTCTTCGACACCCTGGCCCATCCGGACTCCGTGGCGCTGGCCGGTCCGCACGCCCCGCAGGAGCTGGCGGACGCGATGCACGCGGCCTGGGTGCGGTTCGCGGCCACCGGTGATCCGGGGTGGGACGCCTGGGACGCGCGGCGGCCGGTGATGGCGTTCGGTCCGGGCGCTCCGGCCGTGGTGGAGGCGCCCCGCGACGACGAGCTGCGCGGCTGGTCGCCGTACCGGGTGGCGGGCTGA
- a CDS encoding formylglycine-generating enzyme family protein, with protein MSTSDRPCCAPGRTPHGTDHGTDPGPALLGIPAVPPPPGDVRAPGHTLAELPGGTFWMGDAFDEGYRADHEGPARRVAVAAFAIDTTAVSNAQFAAFVRATGHRTDAERFGSSFVFHQLVHPDARRHVVGTVPGAPWWLGVEGASWSAPEGPGSGVEDRAGHPVVHVSHDDALAYCAWAGLRLPTEAEWEYAARGGLNSARYPWGDEFTPGGEERCNTWLGDFPHRSDRPGGPGTVPVTAYPPNGHGLHNTSGNVWEWCADAFGPGERVIRGGSYLCHASYCNRYRVAARSHNTPDSSTGHGGFRCARDTSTTTVSTTTP; from the coding sequence ATGAGCACGTCCGACCGCCCCTGTTGCGCCCCCGGCCGCACCCCGCACGGCACCGACCACGGCACCGATCCCGGCCCCGCGCTGCTCGGCATACCCGCCGTCCCGCCGCCCCCGGGTGACGTACGGGCCCCCGGGCACACCTTGGCCGAACTGCCCGGCGGGACCTTCTGGATGGGCGACGCCTTCGACGAGGGGTACCGGGCCGACCACGAGGGCCCGGCCCGGCGGGTCGCCGTCGCCGCCTTCGCCATCGACACCACCGCCGTCAGCAACGCGCAGTTCGCCGCGTTCGTCCGGGCCACCGGACACCGCACCGACGCCGAACGCTTCGGCAGCTCCTTCGTCTTCCACCAGCTCGTCCACCCCGACGCCCGGCGCCACGTCGTCGGCACCGTCCCCGGAGCCCCCTGGTGGCTCGGCGTGGAGGGCGCCTCCTGGTCCGCCCCCGAAGGCCCCGGATCCGGCGTCGAGGACCGCGCCGGCCACCCCGTCGTCCACGTCTCCCACGACGACGCCCTCGCCTACTGCGCCTGGGCGGGACTGCGCCTGCCCACCGAGGCGGAGTGGGAGTACGCCGCCCGGGGCGGGCTGAACAGCGCCCGCTACCCGTGGGGCGACGAGTTCACCCCCGGCGGCGAGGAACGCTGCAACACCTGGCTCGGCGACTTCCCGCACCGCTCCGACCGGCCCGGCGGCCCCGGCACCGTACCCGTCACCGCCTACCCGCCCAACGGCCACGGCCTCCACAACACCTCGGGCAACGTCTGGGAGTGGTGCGCCGACGCCTTCGGCCCCGGTGAACGCGTCATCCGCGGCGGCTCCTACCTCTGCCACGCCTCCTACTGCAACCGCTACCGGGTCGCCGCCCGCTCCCACAACACCCCCGACTCTTCCACCGGCCACGGCGGGTTCCGGTGCGCCCGCGACACGAGCACGACGACAGTGAGCACGACGACGCCGTGA